Genomic segment of Coleofasciculus sp. FACHB-T130:
GCGTGCCGCCTGTTCCCTCGCCAAAAGCTGGATGCGCTCCTCCTCTTGCCGCTTGCGCTCGTCGATATCCGTGTTCGTCCCAAACCAACTGACGATCCTGCCTTCGTTATCATGCACGGGTACCGCCCGTCCCAAGTGCCAGCGATAGTTTCCCTCAGCCGAATTCAGCAGGCGAAATTCAACTTCGTAAGGCTCTCCCGTAAAGAGAGAATGACTCCAGCGGGCAATACACCCCGGCACATCCTCCGGATGCAGCACATCTTGCCATCCCCAGCCCACCATTTCCTCGAAGGTGCGTTTGAAATATTCTAGAACGCGCTGGTTCACATAATCGAGTGCGCCATCTGGCTGTGCCGTCCATACCTGTTGCGGAATCACTTCAGCTAAAGCGCGAAAGCGCTGTTCGCTCTGCCGTCGTAATTCTTCTGCCCTTTTGCGCTCAGTGATGTCTTGACAGATTGCTACATATTCAACGGGTTTTCCATCGGAATTTAAGACGGGCACAATGGTGGTATCTACCCAGTAACAAGTTCCGTCTTTGGCTCGATTTCTGATTTCGCCATGCCAGACGCTGCAACTACTGATGGTTGCCCACATCTGCTGAAAAAATTCCTTGGGGTGATAGTCAGAATTGATGATGCGGTGATTTTGTCCGAGCAGTTCCTCTTTGGAGTATTGAGAAATTTCGCAGAATTTATCGTTTACATAGTTAATCTTTCCGATCGAGTCAGTGACTGCCACGATTGAAGATTGAGCGAGTGCAAACTTGATGTCTGCCACTTCTTTGAGGGATTCAGACAGTGCAAATTCAGCTCGCTGACGCTCTTGTTGTGCATGAGCGTCTTTGATGGTAATCATCAAGTATCCGGCAATATCAGTTAAGGTGGCTAGCTCATGTTCGCTCCATTTGTATGGTTGCGGCGAGTCAAAGCACAGCAAGCCTACTAACTGGTCGGAATACGGAAACGGTACGTCAAGCATAGACTGAGTTTGGACTGCCAGCAGGACATCAGTGAGAGGTGCTAGCCGGAAGTCTTGGGTAACATCGTTACAGATGAATGATTCGCCCATCTGCAAGGCATTGAGATATTCCGGAGCCGCAGTGAGGTCAACCACCGCTCCTGAGAGTTTCGGCATTCCTAGCGGCTCGATGGAGGAAATTACTGTCAAGATACCTTGGTGATTAATCGTTGAGTAAGCTATTCGCAGATAAGGGAAATATTCGCTAATTTGTTTGAGCGTGCGCTCAATTATTTGCTCTATCGACAAACCAGATCGGGTTTTAGTCGAGATGCTGTTAAGCAACTGAAGACGAGTTTTGCTCTTCAGAAGCGCTGTCTCGGCTCGCTTGGAGAGCGTGATGTCTGTCTGAATGCCAACCAAGTAAAGTAAATCGCCATTATCTGAGAACACGGGCGAAATTTTTAATTGGTTCCAGAAAGGTTGACCATCTTTGCGATAGTTTAGCAGCGTGACTTTAACTTCTCTCGCTTGAGCGATCGCATTCCTAATTTTTGCGATCGCTTCTGGATCGGTATCGGCACCTTGCAAAAACCGGCAGTTACGACCAATCGCTTCCTCTGGCTGATACCCAGTAATTCGGGTGAAAGCTGGGTTCGCGTAAACAATCGGGCAATCTAGTTGATGGGGATCGACGATGACAACTCCATCTGAAACTGACTTTACAGCTTGTGCCAGTTTCAGATTTTCTGCGGCGGCTCGACGCAAGGCATCTTCAGTTTGCTGACGTTTGGTGATATCCATAACTGTGCCGATCGTGCGAACCGTTGTTGCCGTTTCGCTGTAAAGAACTTTGCCTTTTCCCGCTAGCCAGCGGATACTGCCATCAGGACAGACAATGCGGAATTCAATCTCGTGGTCTGTTTTACCCTGAATAGAGTCAGCGATCGCCCCAGCGACAAGTTCCCGATCTTCAGGATGAACCCATTTTAGGAAGCATTCCTGAGTTGCGTCAGTGCCCGGAACTAAACCCAATAGCCCCTCTAAATTATCAGATCCTGTTGGAGCGATTCCTTCACCTGTCAAAAGATTAAAATCCTCAATGTTAGTGCCAGAAGCTGCTCGTCCCAACTGAAATCGGGTTTCTTTCTCCTGAAGTGCTGCTTCAGTTTGCTGTTGATTGATGATAATTTGTTCGAGGTTTGTTAAGTTTTTTCCCAGTTGTAAGTGAGCGATCGCTTGCCTTCCTAATGTCCCCAGTGCTTCCTGCTGTTCCCGGCTTAAATCTCGCGGCACATCATCGAGCGCAGATAGCACCCCTACCATTACGCCCTCAGATGTGATTAAGGGCACACCCGCATAAAATCGGAGTTTTGGGTCGGATTTCACTAAGGCATGGCTAGCAAACCGTTTATCAGACAGGGTATCCCGAACGAGCATCAACTCGCATTCGCAGATTTCTGGTTGCAGGATCGCATAAGTGCAGAAAGCAACATAGGGGTCAGTATCTAGAGTGGAAATGCCCCATTTTGACTGAAGCCAATGTTGTTTACCATCCATAAAGCTGAGCAAAGCCATCTTCGTCTGGCAAATATAGGCCGCTAAACGAGTCAGATCGTCGAAAGCAGCTACAGATATTTGAAGATACGCTAGCTCCGGAGGAGCCGTAACGCTGATGCGATCGGGGATAGAGTCGAGTAGCGGACACCATCGCAGAGCATCGAGCGGGATTGCTCCGTTTCCAGGTATTCTTGCGTTCATGTTAAGCGCCCTTTTCTGCGAATGCTGCACTTTTTAGGAGCTGGCTGTATAAATGTTTACTTTTATTAAAACCGGATGATGAAGGCAGTCTTTGAGACTTACTTTCCCTTTGCCTCTATGAGAAGCTTTATTGAAAGTTATATGATGTAGATGTTCCCTTATTTAGTTACTGAACTTAATCTTTGATACTGCATCGCTTAAGTTAGGTTAGTTGATGCCAGCCACAGACTAAAAGAAACAACCGCGTAAAGTTTAGGTAGGCAATACCCTCTTCACCGCAATTGCCAAGCCACCATCCGTCTTTAGGGAAAGCTAGGTTTTTGGCTGCAAGCAGAAATGCGATCGCGCTTCTGCTTGCAGCCTGCTAACGAAGCCTTTCTAGAGCAACTTGGCAGAACCTTCTCTATCTAGGATTCCCGTCGAGGATATATTTCTATCACAGACTGATATTTTTTGATTAACAAACACCCCATCCGCTCTTTTAGTATTTTTATCTTTACAAAACAAATGCAGCTTCAGTTTGTTTTCTTGTTACAATTATTTAACTATATTCCCGTAATTCTTCTATTCACTGAGCAATAATCCTCAAGCTATAGTGCATATAGTAGAATGTTTATTTTAATAAAATTCAATTTTTGTAAAGCATTTTGAGATAGACAAACATTGAACAAACATTTATTAATAAGGAGTCCTAAAAAACTCAACGAAACTAGAAAAGCCTTAAATTAAGAATAGCTGGACAGGATAGATGTATTCTGACAAAGGAAAGCGATGCTCTCTTACCTACTGGGGCTGACGTTAGAATAATTTGGATTGGGCTTTTTAATCGCCTTTGAACCGAATTCAATGATTGTAGGTTTTTGTATACTAAAAACTGGGTAAAGAAGATGTCTTCAACTTTGAGTGATATACCGACTATCCTAGCAGTGGATGATAGTAGCGTCATGCAGACGCTGATCAAACGTGCCCTAGAAAGAGACTACAAAGTTTTGGTGGCAGATAATGCAGTAGATGCCTTATCGGTGATTTACCACCAGCAGATTTCAATTTTATTACTGGATGTTTCCATGCCAGGGGTAGACGGCTTAGAACTCTGCCGCACAGTCCGGAGTTTACCGCAATTTAGCGAGCTACCCATCATCATGCTGACAGCCCGAGACGGAGTTTTTGATAAAGTACAGGGGCGTCTGGCGGGTGCAACTGAATATTTGACAAAACCCTTTGAGGCTGAGCAACTGCGCCAGATTGTTGGCAGTTTTATTAATTCAAATTGTTCAACTGAAATTTAATTTCCACTCCCTCAAACTAGAAGTGTTAGCGTAGCGAATACTTGTTGGTTAAAATTAGTCACCAACACGATGCCATTGGTTCACATCCCCAACTTCTCTCTCGAAGTCGGGGATCTCGCCTTCAGGAATCATTTAAGACGGTTACACTTATCCGATTCCAGGGTGATTTTGCTGATAGCTCATCGCAAAAATAGAGGCTTGAGATTAGCCATTAGCCATTCCTACTTTTCCGTCAACGTGAAAACCCCATCCCAGTTATCAGGAGGCGGTTCTTGGAGAAACAACTGACAGCGTTTCAGGTGCAAAGCAGCCGCTTTGTCGTTTTTGTCAATTTCTTCCAGAATGGTACCAAACTCACCCATTGCGCGAGTAAACTTGCGATTTAGGTAATACTCGCGTCCTTTATGGTAAAGCTCGATCGTCATTTGCTTTTGATCTGAGATTTTCTCGTCCCGCAGTCCCACCAGTTCATAGATATTCACTGGCGTAGTCTTACCTTTGACTCGAATACAATCAAGTTCTCTTGCCCAAATCAGATTCTTGCAAGGCTGATAAGTGCTTTCGCTAATTACAATATCGCAACCATATTGTTTGCTAGCACCTTCTAAGCGAGATCCCAAATTCACTTCGTCACCAATTGCGGTGAACTCCATGCGCTTACTGGAGCCAATATTACCGCTAATTACCGTACCGGAATTAATCCCAATCCCAATCTTAAACGTTGGGAATCCGATGTCTTGGCGACAGGCATTAAATTCTGTCAAACGATGACGCATTTCGACGGCTGTTTGTACCGACATCCAGGCATGATCCGGCAAGGGTAAGGGAGAACCAAAGACTGCCATAATGGCATCGCCAATATATTTATCGAGGGTGCCTTTGTGTGTAAAAACAGCGTCTACCATCGACTCAAAATATTCATTGAGCATCTGCACCACGTCTTCTGCATTCATACTTTCAGTTAAGGTGGTGTAGCTGCGAATATCTGAGAACAAGATGGAAACTTCTTTTTTATCGCCCCCTAGTTTGGCATCACCGCTATTGATTAACTGTTCTGCCAATTCTTGAGTCATGTAGCGGTACATCGTACTCTTGAGCCGTTTCTCCTGAGAGATGTCATCCATGACTACCAAGGCACCGTAGACGTTGTTATTGTCGCTGGCATCTGCAATGGAGTTAATTGACAGGTGAACGCTATGTTGTTCTTCTTCTGTAGAGAGCAGAGTTTGATCGGGGTAGTATTGCTGGCGGCTTTTTTCTTCAGCGGCGTCTATCGCAGCTTTAAACCATTTAGAAAAGTCACCTTCTTTGATGCGGATTAGATCGGCAATTTTTCTACCTTCTATATGGTCTTCATTTTTAAATCCTAAGAGTCGCTTAGCGCTTTCATTCGCTGCAATAATCTGACCGGATTTATCAGTAGAGAGAACTCCATTAGAAAGGCTGCGGAGAATATCACGCTGCATTTGTTCTTGCTGTTTGACCGTAGCAAACAATTTGGCATTTTGCAGCGCTACACCGGCTTGAATATTAAATGCTTCCATGAAAGCTTCATCACTTTGATTAAAGCTTGCCTTCCAGCATTCGGGAGGTTCGGGCCAAGTTTCCGGATTATAAGGGGGAAATTCTCCCTGTTTTTTCTTATTTACAAGTTGGGTGACACCAATCAACGCTTTGTCAGCGTTAAAGATTGGCATACATAATAAGCTACAAGTACGATAGCCATTTGCCTGATCGACTTGTTTAGACACTTCAGAATCTGGATCGGCATAGAGGTCAAAGGAGATATTCAGGGGTTTGCCGGATTCAGCAACTTTCCCGACATAACCTTTTCCGACTGGCACTCGCAGTTCTCGCATGGAACCGTCGGAAAGAGGGATTCTTGTCCACAAGTCATGGCGATCGCTATCTAACAGCCACAGGGTGCTACGATCTGCATTCATCAGCTCCTGGGCTTCATGCATCACCCGGTTCAGGGTATCTTCTAAGTCGAGATTGCTTTGGCTTAAGGATCGAGTCGCCTTCATCAAAGCATCAGAAGCCCGCTGTCTCTGCGTTGCCATGTAAAAAGAGCGGGAACTTTCTAGAATCAGGCGAATGGAAGGCGCAAATTCTGCAAAAATTCTTTCATCTTTTGAAGTAAAACCATTGAGATCGATTCTTTCCCCTAACGGCTTTCCTGGCTGATTTGGTAAATTTAATTTATTAATTAATTGAACGACAGCGACTAAATTTCCCTCTTCGTTTACCAGAGGTAAAGTCAACATCGTATAGGTGCGATAGCCATTTTCTTGGTCTTTCTTTTTGGCGAACGCAGAGCGCGGATCTTCGTAAAAATCAAAGGGAATATTAATACTTTTTTTATGGGTTGCTACCTCACCGGCAATGCCTTTATCTGCCGGAATCCGCAACTCTAAAGGTCGCCCCTCTGCGCCTTCAGCAAGAATTGACCAGAGTTGGTTCTTTTCTTCATCCAGTAAATAGATGGTTGTGCGATCTGCGCCGAGTAATTCTCCGGTTTTTAAGGTAATGGCATTCAACATTTCTTGAAGAATGGCATCAAACCCCTGACTATCAGTCAACATCGACAGGGTTTGATTGACTACCTGAAGTTTTTCTTCGACACCTGTGACGACTTCTTTGAAAGTTTCCTTATTCAGTGGGGCAAGAAGTGCCGTAAAACTTCCTTCTTTTGTGGCTAATGCACCACCCGTACCAGTAGGAATATTTGTAGGGGTTTGGGGAATTTGATTTCCTGTTTGATTTTCATCGTGGGGAACAACATCAATCACCCTGTCTGTATCGTTCCAACCATGCATTTTGGTAGATGAAGGTGTCATAGATTTTTTCAGATGCCTGAATTTGAGCGAGGTACGAGGCGGTGGAATTATCCTACAAATTTAACAGCCAAACTTTTTGTGCCTAGTGAGCAAATGCCATACTACTTACTCAACAGTTTACTCTTTGTTTTGGGGTTGGATAGAGGGCAGGTTATTTATTTGTTGTTCTTGGTCTTGCGTCCATTATGTTTGACTGCGGCTTGAGCTAGCAAGGACTCTGCAAAAGCGATCGCATCTTTGGCAGAATGTCCCCCAGCTAGTGTTGCTAATTCTTGGCGGCGAGTCTGGTGATTGTCAAGCACGCTGACGCGGACAACCGTGCGTTCGGAAGCCTGAAGGATGTAAGATGTCGGGTCTTCTTCCCGGAGTCCTTGAATTGCTCTCTCTAAGGGGAGGGTTGGATGAATTGCTTCGGCGTTGGTTGTTGAGACTTCGCTCTTTTTCCCAGCCTTCTTGGAGGGATCTGGCTTCTGGCTTCCTTCAACGACGTGTTTATCGACGCGGAAATGGCGGTCAGCCATTGCGGCGACGAGGGGTTGGTGAGTAACGCAAAGAACTTGATGTCCCTGAGAAAGTTGGTGGAGTTTCTCAGCGATCGCTTGGGCAACCCGTCCGGACACCCCGGCATCGATTTCGTCAAAAATTAGGGTTCCGGCGGCTTCCAGTTGCGAGAAACAAGCTTTCAGCGCCAGCAGGAAGCGGCTCATTTCCCCCCCAGAGGCAGTAGCAGACAGCGGTTGCAGGGGTTCGCCTGGGTTGGGGCTAAAATAAAAGGCGATCGCGTCGGCACCTGCTGCGGTTGGGGGACAAGGGGCAATTTTGACTTGAAACTGCACCTTTTCCATCGCTAAAGGCTTGAGTTCTGCCACGAGTCTGTTTTCTAGTTCGCTAGCAGCAACGCCGCGCAAAGCGGTCAACTGGTCAGCCGCAGATATCAAGATTTCATGACATTGAGAATAGAATTTTTCCAGTTCTTCGAGAGAGTGACCGCTATCGGTGAGGAGAGCGAGTTCAGCTTGGATGCTCTGACTGTAGGCGATCGCTTCCCCTAACGTCGGGCCATACTTGCGGCAAATCTGCTTCAGGGTGCGGATGCGCTCTTCTACTTCCGCCAGTCGCTGGGGATCGGCTTCTAAAGAAGCACCGTAAGCATTAATTTGCTGTCCGGCTTCCACCACTTGCGCCAGAGCCGTACTCACCATATCCAGAACGGGTTGCAGCGTGGCATCATACGTTACCATATCAATCAGCGTGGCTTCAGCTTGACCTAATAAGTCTGCACCCGCTGACTCCCCCGCATCATTTTGATAAAGAGCTTGATACACCTGATAACTCAGCTGTTGTAACTCCACCACATGACTTAAGCGCTGGCGTTCTTGTTCGAGCTGTTCTGGCTCATCCGGTTCGCTCAAATTAGCGGCAGTTAATTCTTGGGCTTGATACTGTAGCAAATCGAGCCGTTGCAAGCGTTGCTGCTCGGACTGACGGCGTTTGTCTAGGCGATCTCGTGCTTGTTGGCAGTCGAGATAGGCAGCTTGAACGACTGAGCGTTGCTGTAGCACCGCCTCGCCGCCATAAACATCCAGTAACTCTCGCTGAAGCGCGGGTGCCACGAGTTGCACGGTTTGACCTTGGGCAGTAATTTCTACTAAGCGATCGCGCAGGCGATCCATTAATTGCCGATTGACCAGAACGCCATTGACGCGAGAGCGGCTGCGGAGGCTTCCTTGCAGACAGGCAATCTCCCGACAACAAACCACGGCTGTATCATCCAGCAGCTCGATCTCTTGTTCGGAGAGCCACTCGGTCACAACTCGGTCAACCTTGAAGGTGGCTTCCACCAAAGCGCGATCGCTACCCGTGCGAATCGACCATTTGCTGACTTTTCCGCCCAAGGCGGCGTCAATCGCATCCAGGATAATCGACTTTCCCGCGCCGGTTTCGCCGGTCAGAACATTCAATCCAGAGCCAAATTCCAGCTCCAGATGGTCAATCAAGGCAAAGTTTTCAATCCGTAGGGACAGGAGCATGGAGCAAAATTCACCTTGAGGGAAGAGGGCAGGCAGTGGCAACCCAATGAACAATGGCAAGTGCGAAGCATTTGATGCTGTGCGAGTTATTTAAAAAAGGTACTGGGCTACCAAACTTAGTTTAGTGTTTAGTTTTAAGTCCCGAAACTTTTTCAGGGTAGCGGGAAATTGACCGAACTGGCATTGTCCCCAGCTAGAGCCGGAATACCTTGTCCTGGCGCTTCCCCTACTTATTGTTACAATACTTAACAGAGTTGCTCTGAGTCGGTTCCCAAGCTTATGAATGTTAAAAGAGTCTCCCCTATGTCACATCGGACAGACGCAAGCGATCGCATTTCTACAACAGGTGTGATGAAACCTGCCCAGACAGCGTCCGCCGCGCCAGGAGAGGCGGTCGTGGTGGAGTATGAGCTGACGCCGACAGCAGAGCAATATCCAGCAGCCGTAGATGCCCAAACCGCCTATATCCAAGCAGAAGAACTGCGCTACGACCCCGTCGCCATTACCGATTACTACCGGAGGCGTCCATTCCAAGTTTGGGGGCGATTGTTCAATATTCTGGTGCCGATACTCCGCTTTGGACTGAGTTTGTGGTGGGACAAGCAAACAGGTAGCGTTCCCAAGAACGAGCGGAAACGGGCAATTCGATTGCGGACAATCATCACGAGACTGGGACCCGCCTATATTAAGGTGGGGCAAGCGCTCTCGACCCGACCAGACTTAGTTCCGACGACTTATTTAGACGAACTAAGTCACCTGCAAGACCAACTGCCACCTTTTCCCAATGAATTAGCTTATCGGTTTATTGAGGAAGAATTAGGCGATCGCCCCGAACAAATTTACGCCGAACTCTCCCCCACCCCGGTAGCCGCTGCCTCCTTGGGACAAGTCTACAAAGGCAAGCTCAAGACTGGCGAAACTGTTGCGGTGAAGGTGCAGCGTCCCGGCTTAAGAGAAAACATTGCCCTAGATATTTACATCCTCCGTACCCTTGCCGGGTGGGCACAGAGAAATCTCAAACAGGTGCGGAGCGACCTCGTCTCCATCATGGATGAATTTGGCACCCGCATCTATGAAGAGATGGACTATACCCAAGAGGGTCACAACGCCGAGCGCTTTGCCTCTCTATACGGTCACTTACAAGATATTTACATTCCCAAGATTTACTGGGAATACACCCAGCGTCGCGTCCTGACAATGGAGTGGATTAACGGCACCAAATTGACCCAGCCAGAGGCACTCCGCGCTCAGGGAATTGATGCCGTTCATTTAATCGAGGTTGGCGTTCAGTGTTCGTTGCGGCAATTGCTAGAACATGGCTTTTTCCACGCTGACCCCCATCCAGGTAACTTGTTAGCGACGACTGATGGTCAACTTGCTTATCTGGACTTCGGCATGATGAGCGATGTCAAACCTTATCAGCGGTATGGCTTAATTGAAGCCGTGGTTCACATGGTCAACCGGGACTTTGAAGGCTTAGCCCGCGACTACGTGAATCTAGAGTTTTTAACCCCTGATACTGACCTGACCCCAATTATCCCAGCCCTTTCCAAGGTCTTCAGCAACGCGCTGGGAGCTAGTGTCGCGGAGATGAACTTTAAGAGCATCACCGATGATATGTCGGCGTTGATGTATGAGTATCCCTTCCGCGTTCCAGCCTACTACGCGCTGATTATCCGGTCTCTGGTCACGTTAGAGGGGATTGCGATTAATGTCGATCCCAATTTTAAAGTTCTCAGTAAAGCGTATCCCTACGTTGCCAAGCGCCTCTTGACAGACCCTTCCCCGGAATTGCGGGCATCTCTGCGCGACCTCCTGTTCAAAGACGGCAGTTTCCGCTGGAATCGTCTGGAAAATCTGTTAAAAAATGCCCGTTTCAGTGACGATTATGACCTGACTCAGGTATTGAACCAGACTCTAGATTTTCTGTTCTCAGAGCGGGGTGCATTTATCCGGGAACACCTAACGGATGAAATTGTGAAGGGTATCGATTCGCTGGGACGCCGCACCTTCCAAAATGTCACGTATTCGCTACGCGAACGGGTGGGGATGACAGTGAATGAGGCACCGCCGTCGGCAGAAACGCCCGCCAGTCTGGAGCATATTAAACGGATCTGGGATATTCTCCAGGAAACGAGCGGATTTGACGCGATGCAACTGCTACCCGTGATTCCCCAATTGCTGATGAAGCCAGAAACTCAGCGCATGGGTCAAAAAATTGCCGGGGGTTTGGTGCAGCGAGTGGCGGCGCGGTTGATTCGGGACGTTTTACTTCAGGATGCGCCCCCAAAAGCCTCCCAGAACGGTCACACGCCACGCACTTATCCCCCGACATCACCACGCTTAGCGTTGCCGCCTGCTGCCGCGAGATAGGGCTGTAGAGACCGTCGGGGCACAGGAAAACTAGCTGGGTCACTGAAGAGCGTAAAGAGCGATCGCTCTGGTGACAATCTCGTTCAGTTGAGAATGATCTTAGTTAAGAATTATCTTAGGTTGGGTGGAGCGTCAGCGAAACCCAACTTTTGCTTTATTAGGTTGGTTTTCTGGGCTTAATCTCAACTCACACTTTGATTAGGAAACGTTTACAAGAAAGCTAAGTTTGAGGCGATCGCTTCCCGACTCTTGTTAATCTAAAGCAGCATAGATTGCCAACTGGATTAATCTCTAAGGATTTTGGTCATGAACGCGCAACCACAGATAATTAGACAAAGTGACTTACTCAATCGGCTGGTACTCGATCGCAGTACAGCAGAAGAAGTCGGTCGGGTAGAGCAATTGTGGCTAAATTCTCAATCTCACCAAGTCGTAGGGTTTAGCTGCAAGTCAGGATTTTTGGGTAGTCTGAAACAGGTGTTTAGGTGGGAGCAAATTACTACGATTGGCACCGATAGTATTATCGTCAACAACACTCCAGAAGTTATTGAACCCGAAACACCAATTCAGAAAATTTCTTTAATTGGACATGAGGTGTGGACTGACGCTGGCAACAAAGCTGGCAAAATTATAGACTATCTCTTCAATCCTAAAACCGGCGCTGTTGTTAATTACTTATTTGTTTCTAGTGGTTGGCGCGGTGTTTTGAATGGTGTTTATTTGCTCCCGGTAGAAGCTATTTCTAGCACGGGTAGTAAACGAGCGCTTGTCGCGGATGCCATCGTCCAAACTCCGCAACAGTACACCCAGGGACTTAATCAAAAAATGAGTCAAGCCGCAGAGTTACTGAGAGAAGACTATAAGAAAACTCAGGATGATTTAGAAGCGCTAAAGCGCAGCGCTCAAAATATTGCTGAGCAAGTCAAAGACACAACTGAAACGGTGACTGGGATTGCTAAAGAAAAGTTTTCTGAGGCGACGCAGCGACAAGACACTTCTCAACCAAATGAGACGATAAAAACAATTGATACGACGGCTCAGTCTTCACCAAACGAGCCTCCAGAGCTACCTGGAAACACTAATTAAGCTAATAGGATAAAAAATCGATGATGAAGCACATCAAATAATCTTTACTTATCGGTTTTGATTCAGGTGATTGAGCGGCAACTTAACAGTAAAAGTCGTGCCGCTGCCAACTTCACTTTCGACAGCGATCGCACCATCGTGTAAATCAACACACTCTTTAACGATTGTCAATCCCAGCCCTGTACCAGAGATTGTGCCGACATTCGTTCCTCGATGGAATCGCTCAAACAAGCGTCGTTGGTCCTCTTTTGGGATTCCTATTCCCTCGTCCTGAATTTGGAAGATTGCCTCACGATCCTGACAGATAAGTTCAAAATGAACTTTGCCACCTCTAGGAGAATATTTAATTGCATTTGAAAGCAAATGGTCAATAATTTGTCGCAGCAGCTTTTTATCCAGGTAGGCGTTAGCACACTGCCCTTGATGAATAAAAGTAATCGCGTGTTGGGAGCCTATGCTAAGTTGCAATTCTTCCACCAACTCGCGGCTAAACTCTACTAAATCTAGCGGTATGGGATTAATCTCTAACTTACCAGCCTCTGTTTTATCAAGAAGGAGGATGTCGTTTAACAACCGAGCCATTTGTTTGCTAGCGGCTCTTATTTTCTGGAAATGCGAGTCTTTTTGTACGTCAGATAATTTGTGTTTGTAGCGTTCCAGTAATTCAGCAGACATAGAGATAATTGTCAGTGGCGTGCGGAATTCATGAGATGCAGCCCTGATGAAGCGAGATTTGAGATTGCTAAGTTCTTTTTCTTGTTCTAGTGCTTTTCGGGTTTGTTCCGCCTGTTTGTGGCGTTCGGTGATGTCACGTACTAGCCAGCGCAAACCGATTAAATTGCCGCAGCGATCGCGTATCGCAGCCACGTTCAGTGCAGCTGGGAACGACTGACCTTTTGAGGGTTGTACGCGCACTTCCCAGTCGTGCAACTGCGGGAAGTGATTCAATTCGGTCAATATATCCCTAAAGGTTTTGCGATCTTCCTTAGCCACAAAAATCGCCATCGGTTTGCCGATTAGAGAATTTTGGGTTCGGTTCAGCAAAGACGCCGCCGTGCGGTTAGCCTCCTGAACGATTCCAGAGGTATTCGTCACGATGTACCCGTCTGGG
This window contains:
- a CDS encoding PAS domain S-box protein — translated: MNARIPGNGAIPLDALRWCPLLDSIPDRISVTAPPELAYLQISVAAFDDLTRLAAYICQTKMALLSFMDGKQHWLQSKWGISTLDTDPYVAFCTYAILQPEICECELMLVRDTLSDKRFASHALVKSDPKLRFYAGVPLITSEGVMVGVLSALDDVPRDLSREQQEALGTLGRQAIAHLQLGKNLTNLEQIIINQQQTEAALQEKETRFQLGRAASGTNIEDFNLLTGEGIAPTGSDNLEGLLGLVPGTDATQECFLKWVHPEDRELVAGAIADSIQGKTDHEIEFRIVCPDGSIRWLAGKGKVLYSETATTVRTIGTVMDITKRQQTEDALRRAAAENLKLAQAVKSVSDGVVIVDPHQLDCPIVYANPAFTRITGYQPEEAIGRNCRFLQGADTDPEAIAKIRNAIAQAREVKVTLLNYRKDGQPFWNQLKISPVFSDNGDLLYLVGIQTDITLSKRAETALLKSKTRLQLLNSISTKTRSGLSIEQIIERTLKQISEYFPYLRIAYSTINHQGILTVISSIEPLGMPKLSGAVVDLTAAPEYLNALQMGESFICNDVTQDFRLAPLTDVLLAVQTQSMLDVPFPYSDQLVGLLCFDSPQPYKWSEHELATLTDIAGYLMITIKDAHAQQERQRAEFALSESLKEVADIKFALAQSSIVAVTDSIGKINYVNDKFCEISQYSKEELLGQNHRIINSDYHPKEFFQQMWATISSCSVWHGEIRNRAKDGTCYWVDTTIVPVLNSDGKPVEYVAICQDITERKRAEELRRQSEQRFRALAEVIPQQVWTAQPDGALDYVNQRVLEYFKRTFEEMVGWGWQDVLHPEDVPGCIARWSHSLFTGEPYEVEFRLLNSAEGNYRWHLGRAVPVHDNEGRIVSWFGTNTDIDERKRQEEERIQLLAREQAAREAAVNSENRTRNILESITDAFFTLDTEWRFTYLNSRAEQLLFRSKDELINQCIWDEFPEAVTSNFYQEYQRAVANQVTVHFEVFYEPLESWFEVRGYPYQDGLSVYFRDVTGRKQSEAALMERSRLSTLEAEIGTALGASGSLAESLNHCTEAMVQHLDATFACIWTFNQKLNRLELQATTRVDRESELYWQDLLAQRHQVLDGTLVGFVAQTRQPYLTQDSNYRSGGGLEARLYDDVVAESCLRIPESYLATYPLIVEERLVGVMAVCSSQRFSEAAHQVLGWVVNAIAIAIDRSWAKEALSARREALLFRLASQIRDSLDLDTILGTAVNEIRGLLQVDQCQYLWCWAQSNQASLTVTHEATTDGSRPSLLSECPPEKLDPLSDKIRKLQTLRVDDLTSDRSLNAEDGEMQIVPLLSNLGVRSVLLLPLKTHAGHLGAIVCSHSSGSRPWLDSEIELLQGVVDQLAIAIDQAELYAQSRAAARAAQTQTQQLEQALHNLKQAQSQLIQTEKMSSLGQMVAGIAHEINNPVNFITGNLSHTSDYIQDLLDLVHLYQQHYTNPVPAIQAQEEEIDLDFIIDDLPKMLSSMQMGADRIRQIVLSLRNFSRLDEAEMKPVDIHEGIDNSLLILHSRLKPNGAYGGIQVLKEYGNLPLVDCYAGQLNQVFMNILSNAIDALDSQPEPRKITIATEIRNRLTGNEEETGSPNTSLTPITEDPLPMTKNQVVVIRIRDNGPGMPENVIKRLFDPFFTTKPVGKGTGLGLSISYQIVVEKHGGMLKCVSEPGQGAEFWIEIPMIPCL
- a CDS encoding response regulator gives rise to the protein MSSTLSDIPTILAVDDSSVMQTLIKRALERDYKVLVADNAVDALSVIYHQQISILLLDVSMPGVDGLELCRTVRSLPQFSELPIIMLTARDGVFDKVQGRLAGATEYLTKPFEAEQLRQIVGSFINSNCSTEI